A part of Eschrichtius robustus isolate mEscRob2 chromosome 20, mEscRob2.pri, whole genome shotgun sequence genomic DNA contains:
- the DVL2 gene encoding segment polarity protein dishevelled homolog DVL-2 isoform X5, with protein sequence MAGSGAGGGGVGETKVIYHLDEEETPYLVKIPVPAERITLGDFKSVLQRPAGAKYFFKSMDQDFGVVKEEISDDNARLPCFNGRVVSWLVSSDNPQPETAPPAHEPRTDPAPPPPPVPPLPPERTSGIGDSRPPSFHPNVSSSRENLEPETETESVVSLRRERPRRRDSTGGHRPSGPSRLERHLAGYESSSTLMTSELESTSLGDSDEEDTMSRFSSSTEQSSASRLLKRHRRRRKQRPPRLERASSFSSVTDSTMSLNIITVTLNMEKYNFLGISIVGQSNERGDGGIYIGSIMKGGAVAADGRIEPGDMLLQVNDMNFENMSNDDAVRVLRDIVHKPGPIVLTVAKCWDPSPQAYFTLPRNEPIQPIDPAAWVSHSAALTGTFPAYPGSSSMSTITSGSSLPDGCEGRGLSIHTDMASVTKAMAAPESGLEVRDRMWLKITIPNAFLGSDVVDWLYHHVEGFPERREARKYASGLLKAGLIRHTVNKITFSEQCYYVFGDLSGGCESYLVNLSLNDNDGSSGASDQDTLAPLPGATPWPLLPTFSYQYPAPHPYSPQPPPYHELSSYTYGGGSASSQHSEGSRSSGSTRSDGGAGRTGRPEERAPESKSGSGSESEPSSRGGSLRRGGEPGGTGDGGPPPSRGSSGGAPNLRAHPGLHPYGPPPGMALPYNPMMVVMMPPPPPPVPPAVQPPGAPPVRDLGSVPPELTASRQSFHMAMGNPSEFFVDVM encoded by the exons ATGGCGGGCAGCGGCGCCGGGGGCGGTGGTGTCGGGGAGACGAAGGTGATTTACCACCTGGATGAAGAAGAGACTCCCTACCTGGTGAAGATCCCCGTCCCCGCCGAGCGCATCACCCTCGGCGATTTCAAGAGCGTCTTGCAGCGGCCCGCGGGCGCTAAGTACTTTTTCAAGTCTATGGATCAGGATTTCGG GGTGGTGAAGGAGGAGATTTCAGATGACAATGCTCGCCTTCCCTGCTTCAACGGAAGGGTGGTATCCTGG TTAGTGTCATCAGATAACCCCCAACCTGAGACGGCCCCCCCAGCCCACGAGCCTCGGACAGACCCGGCGCCTCCACCGCCGCCTGTACCCCCTCTGCCACCGGAGAGGACCAGTGGCATTGGAGACTCCAGGCCTCCATCCTTCCA CCCTAACGTGTCCAGCAGCCGGGAAAATCTGGAGCCcgagacagaaacagagtcagTGGTGTCTCTGAGGCGGGAGCGACCTCGCAGGCGAGACAGCA CGGGGGGTCACCGGCCCAGCGGCCCCTCGAGGCTGGAGCGCCACCTGGCAGGGTACGAGAGctcctccaccctcatgaccagcGAGCTGGAGAGCACCAGCCTGGGGGACTCGGACGAGGAGGACACCATGAGCAG GTTCAGCAGCTCCACGGAGCAGAGCAGCGCCTCCCGCCTCCTCAAGCGCCACCGGCGGCGGAGGAAACAGCGGCCACCCCGCCTGGAGAGG GCCTCATCCTTCAGCAGCGTCACCGATTCCACCATGTCTCTCAACATCATCACGGTCACGCTCAACATGG AGAAGTACAACTTCCTGGGCATCTCCATCGTGGGTCAGAGCAACGAGCGGGGAGATGGAGGCATCTATATCGGCTCCATCATGAAGGGTGGGGCTGTGGCGGCCGACGGGCGCATTGAGCCCGGGGACATGCTTTTGCAG GTGAACGACATGAACTTTGAGAACATGAGCAACGATGATGCGGTGCGGGTGCTGAGGGATATCGTGCACAAGCCGGG CCCCATCGTGCTGACTGTAGCCAAGTGCTGGGATCCCTCTCCCCAGGCCTATTTCACTCTCCCCCGAA ATGAGCCCATCCAGCCGATTGACCCTGCTGCCTGGGTCTCACACTCTGCTGCTCTGACTGGCACCTTCCCAGCCTATCCAGGCTCCTCGTCCATGAGCACCATCACATCTGGGTCCTCTCTTCCTGATG GCTGTGAGGGCCGGGGCCTCTCCATCCATACAGACATGGCATCTGTGACCAAGGCCATGGCAGCTCCAGAGTCTGGACTGGAAGTTCGGGACCGCATGTGGCTCAAGATCACCATCCCTAACGCCTTTCTGG GCTCGGACGTTGTTGACTGGCTCTACCATCACGTGGAGGGCTTTCCTGAGCGGCGGGAGGCCCGAAAGTATGCCAGCGGGCTGCTCAAGGCAGGCCTTATCCGGCACACCGTGAACAAGATCACCTTCTCTGAGCAGTGCTATTACGTCTTTGGAGACCTCAGTGGCGGCTGTGAGAGTT ATCTAGTCAACCTGTCTCTGAATGACAACGATGGCTCCAGTGGCGCTTCGGACCAGGACACCTTGGCTCCTTTGCCCGGGGCCACTCCCTGGCCCCTGCTGCCCACCTTCTCCTACCAGTACCCAGCCCCGCATCCATACagtccccagcccccaccctaCCACGAGCTCTCGTCCTACACCTACGGCGGAGGCAGTGCCAGCAGCCAGCACAGTGAGG gGAGCCGGAGCAGTGGGTCGACACGAAGCGATGGGGGGGCGGGCCGCacagggaggcctgaggagcGGGCCCCTGAGTCCAAGTCTGGCAGCGGCAGTGAGTCTGAGCCTTCCAGCCGGGGCGGCAGCCTTCGGCGGGGCGGGGAACCTGGTGGGACTGGTGATGGGGGCCCTCCCCCATCCAGGGGCTCATCAGGAGGTGCTCCCAATCTCCGAGCCCACCCAGGGCTCCATCCCTATGGCCCACCTCCTGGCATGGCCCTCCCGTATAACCCCATGATGGTGGTCATgatgccccctcctccaccccctgtcCCTCCAGCAGTGCAGCCTCCAGGGGCCCCTCCAGTCAGAGACCTGGGCTCCGTGCCCCCAGAGCTGACAGCCAGCCGCCAAAGCTTCCACATGGCCATGGGCAACCCCAGTGAGTTCTTTGTGGATGTTATGTAG
- the DVL2 gene encoding segment polarity protein dishevelled homolog DVL-2 isoform X2 → MAGSGAGGGGVGETKVIYHLDEEETPYLVKIPVPAERITLGDFKSVLQRPAGAKYFFKSMDQDFGVVKEEISDDNARLPCFNGRVVSWLVSSDNPQPETAPPAHEPRTDPAPPPPPVPPLPPERTSGIGDSRPPSFHPNVSSSRENLEPETETESVVSLRRERPRRRDSSEHGAGGHRPSGPSRLERHLAGYESSSTLMTSELESTSLGDSDEEDTMSRFSSSTEQSSASRLLKRHRRRRKQRPPRLERASSFSSVTDSTMSLNIITVTLNMEKYNFLGISIVGQSNERGDGGIYIGSIMKGGAVAADGRIEPGDMLLQVNDMNFENMSNDDAVRVLRDIVHKPGPLPSPQLDWPPLPHSPIVLTVAKCWDPSPQAYFTLPRNEPIQPIDPAAWVSHSAALTGTFPAYPGSSSMSTITSGSSLPDGCEGRGLSIHTDMASVTKAMAAPESGLEVRDRMWLKITIPNAFLGSDVVDWLYHHVEGFPERREARKYASGLLKAGLIRHTVNKITFSEQCYYVFGDLSGGCESYLVNLSLNDNDGSSGASDQDTLAPLPGATPWPLLPTFSYQYPAPHPYSPQPPPYHELSSYTYGGGSASSQHSEGSRSSGSTRSDGGAGRTGRPEERAPESKSGSGSESEPSSRGGSLRRGGEPGGTGDGGPPPSRGSSGGAPNLRAHPGLHPYGPPPGMALPYNPMMVVMMPPPPPPVPPAVQPPGAPPVRDLGSVPPELTASRQSFHMAMGNPSEFFVDVM, encoded by the exons ATGGCGGGCAGCGGCGCCGGGGGCGGTGGTGTCGGGGAGACGAAGGTGATTTACCACCTGGATGAAGAAGAGACTCCCTACCTGGTGAAGATCCCCGTCCCCGCCGAGCGCATCACCCTCGGCGATTTCAAGAGCGTCTTGCAGCGGCCCGCGGGCGCTAAGTACTTTTTCAAGTCTATGGATCAGGATTTCGG GGTGGTGAAGGAGGAGATTTCAGATGACAATGCTCGCCTTCCCTGCTTCAACGGAAGGGTGGTATCCTGG TTAGTGTCATCAGATAACCCCCAACCTGAGACGGCCCCCCCAGCCCACGAGCCTCGGACAGACCCGGCGCCTCCACCGCCGCCTGTACCCCCTCTGCCACCGGAGAGGACCAGTGGCATTGGAGACTCCAGGCCTCCATCCTTCCA CCCTAACGTGTCCAGCAGCCGGGAAAATCTGGAGCCcgagacagaaacagagtcagTGGTGTCTCTGAGGCGGGAGCGACCTCGCAGGCGAGACAGCAGTGAGCACGGCG CGGGGGGTCACCGGCCCAGCGGCCCCTCGAGGCTGGAGCGCCACCTGGCAGGGTACGAGAGctcctccaccctcatgaccagcGAGCTGGAGAGCACCAGCCTGGGGGACTCGGACGAGGAGGACACCATGAGCAG GTTCAGCAGCTCCACGGAGCAGAGCAGCGCCTCCCGCCTCCTCAAGCGCCACCGGCGGCGGAGGAAACAGCGGCCACCCCGCCTGGAGAGG GCCTCATCCTTCAGCAGCGTCACCGATTCCACCATGTCTCTCAACATCATCACGGTCACGCTCAACATGG AGAAGTACAACTTCCTGGGCATCTCCATCGTGGGTCAGAGCAACGAGCGGGGAGATGGAGGCATCTATATCGGCTCCATCATGAAGGGTGGGGCTGTGGCGGCCGACGGGCGCATTGAGCCCGGGGACATGCTTTTGCAG GTGAACGACATGAACTTTGAGAACATGAGCAACGATGATGCGGTGCGGGTGCTGAGGGATATCGTGCACAAGCCGGG gcctctcccctcaccccagctTGACTGGCCTCCTCTTCCTCACAGCCCCATCGTGCTGACTGTAGCCAAGTGCTGGGATCCCTCTCCCCAGGCCTATTTCACTCTCCCCCGAA ATGAGCCCATCCAGCCGATTGACCCTGCTGCCTGGGTCTCACACTCTGCTGCTCTGACTGGCACCTTCCCAGCCTATCCAGGCTCCTCGTCCATGAGCACCATCACATCTGGGTCCTCTCTTCCTGATG GCTGTGAGGGCCGGGGCCTCTCCATCCATACAGACATGGCATCTGTGACCAAGGCCATGGCAGCTCCAGAGTCTGGACTGGAAGTTCGGGACCGCATGTGGCTCAAGATCACCATCCCTAACGCCTTTCTGG GCTCGGACGTTGTTGACTGGCTCTACCATCACGTGGAGGGCTTTCCTGAGCGGCGGGAGGCCCGAAAGTATGCCAGCGGGCTGCTCAAGGCAGGCCTTATCCGGCACACCGTGAACAAGATCACCTTCTCTGAGCAGTGCTATTACGTCTTTGGAGACCTCAGTGGCGGCTGTGAGAGTT ATCTAGTCAACCTGTCTCTGAATGACAACGATGGCTCCAGTGGCGCTTCGGACCAGGACACCTTGGCTCCTTTGCCCGGGGCCACTCCCTGGCCCCTGCTGCCCACCTTCTCCTACCAGTACCCAGCCCCGCATCCATACagtccccagcccccaccctaCCACGAGCTCTCGTCCTACACCTACGGCGGAGGCAGTGCCAGCAGCCAGCACAGTGAGG gGAGCCGGAGCAGTGGGTCGACACGAAGCGATGGGGGGGCGGGCCGCacagggaggcctgaggagcGGGCCCCTGAGTCCAAGTCTGGCAGCGGCAGTGAGTCTGAGCCTTCCAGCCGGGGCGGCAGCCTTCGGCGGGGCGGGGAACCTGGTGGGACTGGTGATGGGGGCCCTCCCCCATCCAGGGGCTCATCAGGAGGTGCTCCCAATCTCCGAGCCCACCCAGGGCTCCATCCCTATGGCCCACCTCCTGGCATGGCCCTCCCGTATAACCCCATGATGGTGGTCATgatgccccctcctccaccccctgtcCCTCCAGCAGTGCAGCCTCCAGGGGCCCCTCCAGTCAGAGACCTGGGCTCCGTGCCCCCAGAGCTGACAGCCAGCCGCCAAAGCTTCCACATGGCCATGGGCAACCCCAGTGAGTTCTTTGTGGATGTTATGTAG
- the DVL2 gene encoding segment polarity protein dishevelled homolog DVL-2 isoform X3, whose translation MAGSGAGGGGVGETKVIYHLDEEETPYLVKIPVPAERITLGDFKSVLQRPAGAKYFFKSMDQDFGVVKEEISDDNARLPCFNGRVVSWLVSSDNPQPETAPPAHEPRTDPAPPPPPVPPLPPERTSGIGDSRPPSFHPNVSSSRENLEPETETESVVSLRRERPRRRDSTGGHRPSGPSRLERHLAGYESSSTLMTSELESTSLGDSDEEDTMSRFSSSTEQSSASRLLKRHRRRRKQRPPRLERASSFSSVTDSTMSLNIITVTLNMEKYNFLGISIVGQSNERGDGGIYIGSIMKGGAVAADGRIEPGDMLLQVNDMNFENMSNDDAVRVLRDIVHKPGPLPSPQLDWPPLPHSPIVLTVAKCWDPSPQAYFTLPRNEPIQPIDPAAWVSHSAALTGTFPAYPGSSSMSTITSGSSLPDGCEGRGLSIHTDMASVTKAMAAPESGLEVRDRMWLKITIPNAFLGSDVVDWLYHHVEGFPERREARKYASGLLKAGLIRHTVNKITFSEQCYYVFGDLSGGCESYLVNLSLNDNDGSSGASDQDTLAPLPGATPWPLLPTFSYQYPAPHPYSPQPPPYHELSSYTYGGGSASSQHSEGSRSSGSTRSDGGAGRTGRPEERAPESKSGSGSESEPSSRGGSLRRGGEPGGTGDGGPPPSRGSSGGAPNLRAHPGLHPYGPPPGMALPYNPMMVVMMPPPPPPVPPAVQPPGAPPVRDLGSVPPELTASRQSFHMAMGNPSEFFVDVM comes from the exons ATGGCGGGCAGCGGCGCCGGGGGCGGTGGTGTCGGGGAGACGAAGGTGATTTACCACCTGGATGAAGAAGAGACTCCCTACCTGGTGAAGATCCCCGTCCCCGCCGAGCGCATCACCCTCGGCGATTTCAAGAGCGTCTTGCAGCGGCCCGCGGGCGCTAAGTACTTTTTCAAGTCTATGGATCAGGATTTCGG GGTGGTGAAGGAGGAGATTTCAGATGACAATGCTCGCCTTCCCTGCTTCAACGGAAGGGTGGTATCCTGG TTAGTGTCATCAGATAACCCCCAACCTGAGACGGCCCCCCCAGCCCACGAGCCTCGGACAGACCCGGCGCCTCCACCGCCGCCTGTACCCCCTCTGCCACCGGAGAGGACCAGTGGCATTGGAGACTCCAGGCCTCCATCCTTCCA CCCTAACGTGTCCAGCAGCCGGGAAAATCTGGAGCCcgagacagaaacagagtcagTGGTGTCTCTGAGGCGGGAGCGACCTCGCAGGCGAGACAGCA CGGGGGGTCACCGGCCCAGCGGCCCCTCGAGGCTGGAGCGCCACCTGGCAGGGTACGAGAGctcctccaccctcatgaccagcGAGCTGGAGAGCACCAGCCTGGGGGACTCGGACGAGGAGGACACCATGAGCAG GTTCAGCAGCTCCACGGAGCAGAGCAGCGCCTCCCGCCTCCTCAAGCGCCACCGGCGGCGGAGGAAACAGCGGCCACCCCGCCTGGAGAGG GCCTCATCCTTCAGCAGCGTCACCGATTCCACCATGTCTCTCAACATCATCACGGTCACGCTCAACATGG AGAAGTACAACTTCCTGGGCATCTCCATCGTGGGTCAGAGCAACGAGCGGGGAGATGGAGGCATCTATATCGGCTCCATCATGAAGGGTGGGGCTGTGGCGGCCGACGGGCGCATTGAGCCCGGGGACATGCTTTTGCAG GTGAACGACATGAACTTTGAGAACATGAGCAACGATGATGCGGTGCGGGTGCTGAGGGATATCGTGCACAAGCCGGG gcctctcccctcaccccagctTGACTGGCCTCCTCTTCCTCACAGCCCCATCGTGCTGACTGTAGCCAAGTGCTGGGATCCCTCTCCCCAGGCCTATTTCACTCTCCCCCGAA ATGAGCCCATCCAGCCGATTGACCCTGCTGCCTGGGTCTCACACTCTGCTGCTCTGACTGGCACCTTCCCAGCCTATCCAGGCTCCTCGTCCATGAGCACCATCACATCTGGGTCCTCTCTTCCTGATG GCTGTGAGGGCCGGGGCCTCTCCATCCATACAGACATGGCATCTGTGACCAAGGCCATGGCAGCTCCAGAGTCTGGACTGGAAGTTCGGGACCGCATGTGGCTCAAGATCACCATCCCTAACGCCTTTCTGG GCTCGGACGTTGTTGACTGGCTCTACCATCACGTGGAGGGCTTTCCTGAGCGGCGGGAGGCCCGAAAGTATGCCAGCGGGCTGCTCAAGGCAGGCCTTATCCGGCACACCGTGAACAAGATCACCTTCTCTGAGCAGTGCTATTACGTCTTTGGAGACCTCAGTGGCGGCTGTGAGAGTT ATCTAGTCAACCTGTCTCTGAATGACAACGATGGCTCCAGTGGCGCTTCGGACCAGGACACCTTGGCTCCTTTGCCCGGGGCCACTCCCTGGCCCCTGCTGCCCACCTTCTCCTACCAGTACCCAGCCCCGCATCCATACagtccccagcccccaccctaCCACGAGCTCTCGTCCTACACCTACGGCGGAGGCAGTGCCAGCAGCCAGCACAGTGAGG gGAGCCGGAGCAGTGGGTCGACACGAAGCGATGGGGGGGCGGGCCGCacagggaggcctgaggagcGGGCCCCTGAGTCCAAGTCTGGCAGCGGCAGTGAGTCTGAGCCTTCCAGCCGGGGCGGCAGCCTTCGGCGGGGCGGGGAACCTGGTGGGACTGGTGATGGGGGCCCTCCCCCATCCAGGGGCTCATCAGGAGGTGCTCCCAATCTCCGAGCCCACCCAGGGCTCCATCCCTATGGCCCACCTCCTGGCATGGCCCTCCCGTATAACCCCATGATGGTGGTCATgatgccccctcctccaccccctgtcCCTCCAGCAGTGCAGCCTCCAGGGGCCCCTCCAGTCAGAGACCTGGGCTCCGTGCCCCCAGAGCTGACAGCCAGCCGCCAAAGCTTCCACATGGCCATGGGCAACCCCAGTGAGTTCTTTGTGGATGTTATGTAG
- the DVL2 gene encoding segment polarity protein dishevelled homolog DVL-2 isoform X1 codes for MAGSGAGGGGVGETKVIYHLDEEETPYLVKIPVPAERITLGDFKSVLQRPAGAKYFFKSMDQDFGVVKEEISDDNARLPCFNGRVVSWLVSSDNPQPETAPPAHEPRTDPAPPPPPVPPLPPERTSGIGDSRPPSFHPNVSSSRENLEPETETESVVSLRRERPRRRDSSEHGAGGHRPSGPSRLERHLAGYESSSTLMTSELESTSLGDSDEEDTMSRFSSSTEQSSASRLLKRHRRRRKQRPPRLERVRGFLWGSWTSGELGAWALVLGVQGPDRENPGAYPGLLEAVRLLPFYPPQASSFSSVTDSTMSLNIITVTLNMEKYNFLGISIVGQSNERGDGGIYIGSIMKGGAVAADGRIEPGDMLLQVNDMNFENMSNDDAVRVLRDIVHKPGPLPSPQLDWPPLPHSPIVLTVAKCWDPSPQAYFTLPRNEPIQPIDPAAWVSHSAALTGTFPAYPGSSSMSTITSGSSLPDGCEGRGLSIHTDMASVTKAMAAPESGLEVRDRMWLKITIPNAFLGSDVVDWLYHHVEGFPERREARKYASGLLKAGLIRHTVNKITFSEQCYYVFGDLSGGCESYLVNLSLNDNDGSSGASDQDTLAPLPGATPWPLLPTFSYQYPAPHPYSPQPPPYHELSSYTYGGGSASSQHSEGSRSSGSTRSDGGAGRTGRPEERAPESKSGSGSESEPSSRGGSLRRGGEPGGTGDGGPPPSRGSSGGAPNLRAHPGLHPYGPPPGMALPYNPMMVVMMPPPPPPVPPAVQPPGAPPVRDLGSVPPELTASRQSFHMAMGNPSEFFVDVM; via the exons ATGGCGGGCAGCGGCGCCGGGGGCGGTGGTGTCGGGGAGACGAAGGTGATTTACCACCTGGATGAAGAAGAGACTCCCTACCTGGTGAAGATCCCCGTCCCCGCCGAGCGCATCACCCTCGGCGATTTCAAGAGCGTCTTGCAGCGGCCCGCGGGCGCTAAGTACTTTTTCAAGTCTATGGATCAGGATTTCGG GGTGGTGAAGGAGGAGATTTCAGATGACAATGCTCGCCTTCCCTGCTTCAACGGAAGGGTGGTATCCTGG TTAGTGTCATCAGATAACCCCCAACCTGAGACGGCCCCCCCAGCCCACGAGCCTCGGACAGACCCGGCGCCTCCACCGCCGCCTGTACCCCCTCTGCCACCGGAGAGGACCAGTGGCATTGGAGACTCCAGGCCTCCATCCTTCCA CCCTAACGTGTCCAGCAGCCGGGAAAATCTGGAGCCcgagacagaaacagagtcagTGGTGTCTCTGAGGCGGGAGCGACCTCGCAGGCGAGACAGCAGTGAGCACGGCG CGGGGGGTCACCGGCCCAGCGGCCCCTCGAGGCTGGAGCGCCACCTGGCAGGGTACGAGAGctcctccaccctcatgaccagcGAGCTGGAGAGCACCAGCCTGGGGGACTCGGACGAGGAGGACACCATGAGCAG GTTCAGCAGCTCCACGGAGCAGAGCAGCGCCTCCCGCCTCCTCAAGCGCCACCGGCGGCGGAGGAAACAGCGGCCACCCCGCCTGGAGAGGGTGAGGGGCTTCTTGTGGGGCAGCTGGACCTCGGGGGAGTTGGGGGCGTGGGCCTTGGTTTTGGGGGTACAAGGCCCAGACAGGGAGAATCCTGGGGCTTATCCCGGCTTGTTGGAGGCAGTCCGGCTCCTTCCCTTTTACCCACCACAGGCCTCATCCTTCAGCAGCGTCACCGATTCCACCATGTCTCTCAACATCATCACGGTCACGCTCAACATGG AGAAGTACAACTTCCTGGGCATCTCCATCGTGGGTCAGAGCAACGAGCGGGGAGATGGAGGCATCTATATCGGCTCCATCATGAAGGGTGGGGCTGTGGCGGCCGACGGGCGCATTGAGCCCGGGGACATGCTTTTGCAG GTGAACGACATGAACTTTGAGAACATGAGCAACGATGATGCGGTGCGGGTGCTGAGGGATATCGTGCACAAGCCGGG gcctctcccctcaccccagctTGACTGGCCTCCTCTTCCTCACAGCCCCATCGTGCTGACTGTAGCCAAGTGCTGGGATCCCTCTCCCCAGGCCTATTTCACTCTCCCCCGAA ATGAGCCCATCCAGCCGATTGACCCTGCTGCCTGGGTCTCACACTCTGCTGCTCTGACTGGCACCTTCCCAGCCTATCCAGGCTCCTCGTCCATGAGCACCATCACATCTGGGTCCTCTCTTCCTGATG GCTGTGAGGGCCGGGGCCTCTCCATCCATACAGACATGGCATCTGTGACCAAGGCCATGGCAGCTCCAGAGTCTGGACTGGAAGTTCGGGACCGCATGTGGCTCAAGATCACCATCCCTAACGCCTTTCTGG GCTCGGACGTTGTTGACTGGCTCTACCATCACGTGGAGGGCTTTCCTGAGCGGCGGGAGGCCCGAAAGTATGCCAGCGGGCTGCTCAAGGCAGGCCTTATCCGGCACACCGTGAACAAGATCACCTTCTCTGAGCAGTGCTATTACGTCTTTGGAGACCTCAGTGGCGGCTGTGAGAGTT ATCTAGTCAACCTGTCTCTGAATGACAACGATGGCTCCAGTGGCGCTTCGGACCAGGACACCTTGGCTCCTTTGCCCGGGGCCACTCCCTGGCCCCTGCTGCCCACCTTCTCCTACCAGTACCCAGCCCCGCATCCATACagtccccagcccccaccctaCCACGAGCTCTCGTCCTACACCTACGGCGGAGGCAGTGCCAGCAGCCAGCACAGTGAGG gGAGCCGGAGCAGTGGGTCGACACGAAGCGATGGGGGGGCGGGCCGCacagggaggcctgaggagcGGGCCCCTGAGTCCAAGTCTGGCAGCGGCAGTGAGTCTGAGCCTTCCAGCCGGGGCGGCAGCCTTCGGCGGGGCGGGGAACCTGGTGGGACTGGTGATGGGGGCCCTCCCCCATCCAGGGGCTCATCAGGAGGTGCTCCCAATCTCCGAGCCCACCCAGGGCTCCATCCCTATGGCCCACCTCCTGGCATGGCCCTCCCGTATAACCCCATGATGGTGGTCATgatgccccctcctccaccccctgtcCCTCCAGCAGTGCAGCCTCCAGGGGCCCCTCCAGTCAGAGACCTGGGCTCCGTGCCCCCAGAGCTGACAGCCAGCCGCCAAAGCTTCCACATGGCCATGGGCAACCCCAGTGAGTTCTTTGTGGATGTTATGTAG